A genomic stretch from Chloroflexota bacterium includes:
- a CDS encoding MFS transporter — MPLIPRFLRARILRTRLLEPLQERDFALLTAGSLVSLLGDGFFVVALAWQVYEISNVPTALSLVGVAWTLPLILFVLLGGVFSDRYDRRWMMIGADCVRAAAIGMLGVLSISGLIEIWHVVALISFVGLGDAFFNPASTAIVPDLLREEQLPQANAFQALVRPLMFRLAGPAIGGFVIAGVGPGIAFLVDGSSFVVSATAIAFITTRPTRQVVAHGPRQTIAEVGDGLAFVRRNPWCWATLLSAMFSLLVFAGPVQVLLPFLVKNELGLGPDALGAIFAVGGVGSIAAALAVGQLGLPRRRITVMYAVWAGGVALFAGYGVMNSLWQAFVIGFATAALFEVGQIIWITLLQTLVPREMLGRVSSLDWLVSIGLVPVSFALTGPVAALLGPGPTMIAAGLIGSLLMGVLLFVPGVRDPERGQIPLAELAGKVP, encoded by the coding sequence ATGCCGCTGATCCCTCGCTTTCTGCGCGCCCGAATCCTGCGCACCCGGCTCCTCGAGCCGCTGCAGGAGCGTGACTTCGCGCTCCTCACCGCCGGATCGCTCGTGTCCCTCCTGGGGGACGGATTCTTCGTCGTGGCCCTGGCCTGGCAGGTGTACGAGATCAGCAACGTGCCGACCGCGCTCTCGCTCGTCGGCGTCGCGTGGACGCTGCCGCTGATCCTCTTCGTCCTGCTCGGCGGCGTCTTCTCGGACCGATACGACCGCCGCTGGATGATGATCGGCGCCGATTGCGTGCGGGCCGCGGCGATTGGCATGCTGGGTGTTCTGTCCATCTCGGGCCTGATCGAGATCTGGCACGTGGTCGCGTTGATTTCCTTCGTCGGCCTCGGAGACGCCTTCTTCAACCCGGCTTCCACTGCGATCGTCCCTGACCTCCTCCGCGAGGAGCAGCTGCCGCAGGCCAATGCTTTTCAGGCGCTGGTGCGCCCGCTCATGTTCCGGCTGGCCGGGCCGGCCATCGGCGGATTCGTCATCGCCGGTGTTGGACCGGGAATTGCGTTCCTGGTGGACGGGTCCAGCTTCGTGGTGTCCGCGACCGCAATCGCCTTCATCACCACTCGTCCCACCCGCCAGGTCGTCGCGCACGGGCCGCGCCAGACGATCGCGGAGGTGGGGGATGGCCTCGCCTTCGTGCGGCGCAACCCATGGTGCTGGGCCACCCTCCTGTCGGCGATGTTCAGCCTGCTGGTCTTCGCCGGGCCGGTCCAGGTGCTGCTCCCGTTCCTGGTGAAGAATGAGCTCGGCCTGGGGCCGGACGCGCTCGGCGCGATCTTCGCGGTCGGCGGCGTCGGCTCGATCGCCGCGGCCCTCGCGGTCGGGCAGCTGGGCCTCCCCCGGCGACGCATCACGGTCATGTACGCCGTCTGGGCGGGTGGCGTGGCGCTCTTCGCCGGATACGGCGTCATGAACTCCCTGTGGCAGGCCTTCGTCATCGGCTTCGCAACAGCGGCGCTCTTCGAGGTGGGTCAGATTATCTGGATCACGTTGCTCCAGACGCTCGTACCGCGTGAGATGCTCGGCCGTGTGTCGAGCCTGGACTGGCTCGTCTCCATCGGCCTCGTGCCGGTCTCATTCGCGCTGACCGGCCCGGTGGCGGCGCTGCTCGGCCCGGGGCCAACCATGATCGCGGCCGGGCTGATCGGTTCGTTGCTGATGGGGGTCCTCCTCTTCGTTCCGGGCGTTCGGGATCCGGAGCGGGGCCAGATCCCGCTCGCGGAGCTGGCCGGGAAGGTGCCATGA
- a CDS encoding NUDIX hydrolase gives MSALRSARATSAGGVVHRTEGGRLEIVLVRRRQPPLWALPKGTPDAGETLAETAIRETSEETGLLVEIEDPISAITYFFVHGRTRFHKTVHFFLMHPIGGSLEDHDHEFDEVGWFQIDEALQLMTHATERAVVQCAAELLAARPGVAELSVGRAPS, from the coding sequence GTGTCCGCGCTGCGTTCCGCTCGAGCCACGTCGGCCGGCGGGGTCGTCCACCGCACCGAGGGCGGTCGGCTCGAGATCGTTCTCGTTCGCCGTCGCCAGCCACCGTTGTGGGCGCTTCCCAAGGGAACCCCCGACGCGGGCGAGACGCTGGCGGAGACCGCCATCCGCGAGACGAGCGAGGAGACCGGCCTGCTGGTCGAGATCGAGGACCCGATCAGCGCGATCACCTACTTCTTCGTTCATGGGCGGACGCGCTTCCACAAGACCGTCCACTTCTTCCTGATGCATCCGATCGGCGGCAGCCTCGAGGATCATGACCACGAGTTCGACGAGGTCGGCTGGTTCCAAATCGACGAGGCGCTGCAGCTGATGACCCACGCCACCGAGCGTGCCGTCGTGCAGTGCGCCGCCGAGCTGCTGGCCGCGCGTCCTGGAGTGGCGGAGCTGTCCGTCGGCAGGGCGCCGTCGTGA
- a CDS encoding YggT family protein, protein MPLVILNFFELLISVLMLLVIARVVVSWLAPSGGGGLVAFIYQATEPILAPIRRVVPPSGGLDWAPLIAMLVLGLLLRLVIRLAD, encoded by the coding sequence ATGCCGCTCGTTATCCTCAACTTCTTTGAGCTCCTCATCAGCGTCCTGATGCTGCTGGTGATCGCCCGGGTCGTGGTCAGCTGGCTCGCCCCGAGTGGTGGCGGCGGGCTGGTCGCCTTCATCTACCAGGCGACCGAGCCGATCCTGGCCCCGATTCGACGGGTGGTGCCGCCCAGCGGCGGGCTCGACTGGGCACCGCTGATCGCGATGCTCGTGCTGGGGCTGCTGCTCCGCCTGGTCATTCGGCTCGCCGATTGA
- the gcvT gene encoding glycine cleavage system aminomethyltransferase GcvT — translation MTEAPATLRHTPLHASHLALSARMVPYAGYEMPVQYTSILDEHRTVRGAVGVFDLSHMGELHLSGPEALAFARYAVVSDPGLLEPGQAQYSMLCAPDGGIIDDVIVYRVDDGYLMVCNAANHDAVLAQLESLSAHGDFDVHLADRSDETALIAPQGPRAAELLGRLTDLDLSELGNYRSVPGRVAGTECLVARTGYTGEDGFELFCAARRAQRLWDALISTGADLGLRPCGLGSRDTLRLEAGMPLYGNELDRSVNPYEANLGRVVKLEKGEFVGRAALAAVQQTGPRRRLVGLMMRDEAIARHGYPVLVDGAESGVVTSGTLSPTLGERIAMAYLPAADAAVGAEVEVVVRDRPHPAEQVKLPFYRRPKPDPA, via the coding sequence GTGACCGAGGCGCCCGCGACCCTGCGCCATACGCCGCTGCATGCCAGCCACCTGGCGCTCTCCGCCCGAATGGTTCCCTACGCCGGATACGAGATGCCGGTGCAGTACACCTCGATTCTCGACGAGCACCGTACCGTGCGCGGCGCGGTCGGCGTCTTCGATCTCTCGCACATGGGCGAGCTCCATCTGTCGGGACCGGAGGCCCTCGCCTTTGCTCGGTACGCCGTCGTCAGCGACCCCGGCCTGCTGGAGCCCGGACAGGCCCAGTACTCGATGCTGTGCGCCCCCGACGGCGGGATCATCGACGACGTGATCGTGTACCGCGTCGACGACGGCTACCTGATGGTGTGCAACGCCGCGAACCACGACGCCGTGCTGGCGCAGCTCGAGTCTCTCAGCGCCCACGGCGACTTCGACGTGCACCTGGCCGACCGCTCGGACGAGACCGCCCTGATCGCGCCGCAGGGCCCGCGGGCCGCGGAGTTGCTCGGCCGGCTGACCGACCTCGATCTCTCGGAGCTGGGCAACTATCGCTCGGTCCCGGGCAGAGTCGCCGGCACCGAGTGCCTGGTCGCCCGCACCGGCTACACCGGGGAGGACGGCTTCGAGCTCTTCTGCGCCGCGCGCCGCGCACAGCGCCTGTGGGACGCGTTGATCTCGACCGGCGCGGACCTTGGGCTGCGGCCCTGCGGCCTCGGCAGCCGCGATACGCTTCGACTCGAGGCCGGGATGCCGTTGTACGGAAACGAGCTCGACCGATCGGTGAACCCGTATGAGGCAAACCTGGGCCGCGTCGTCAAGCTGGAGAAGGGCGAGTTCGTGGGGCGCGCAGCCCTGGCGGCGGTACAGCAGACCGGACCGCGGCGCAGGTTGGTCGGACTGATGATGCGTGACGAGGCGATCGCCCGCCATGGGTATCCGGTCCTGGTCGATGGGGCGGAGTCCGGGGTGGTGACGAGCGGGACGCTCTCGCCGACGCTCGGCGAGAGGATCGCCATGGCCTACCTCCCCGCCGCCGACGCGGCGGTGGGCGCCGAGGTCGAGGTGGTCGTCCGCGATCGCCCGCACCCCGCCGAGCAGGTAAAGTTGCCGTTCTACCGCCGCCCAAAGCCGGATCCCGCCTGA
- a CDS encoding glycosyltransferase, with amino-acid sequence MTGDQSLRIAIFGESYLPYLSGVTVSTEALARGLGAAGHEVLLVVPRPAQGVEPGTAGASGPDPRVAWLPSFQVPGPAPAGYRVPTPVPSEALAAASAFAPQIVHAQSPFTSGLMARRLARRRGAPLVFTHHTRFGDYRHYLGPLALPGSVLMDAYLRRYWRSCAAIVAPGNELAGEIADRLGRRSRPLVRTIPTGLEVAALAALPTVDPRPTAGWPADAIVVASLGRLAPEKSVDLVVDAFAEVAADEPAIRLLMIGGGPSEPSLRRRAAKSDLAGRVHLTGELPRREALSLAKGADLLLAASRTETQGLVLSEALALGLPVVALAGPGVTDSVRDGVDGLVVPVDPAAERRTRLAAALRGLVRDPARRSMLAHAAVAGADRFDVATRIDSMVSLYRELLAEPG; translated from the coding sequence ATGACCGGCGATCAGTCGCTGCGCATCGCGATCTTCGGCGAGTCGTACCTGCCCTATCTCTCCGGGGTGACCGTCTCGACCGAGGCACTCGCCCGGGGGCTGGGCGCCGCGGGGCACGAGGTGCTGCTGGTGGTGCCACGGCCTGCCCAGGGCGTCGAGCCGGGGACCGCCGGCGCCTCGGGGCCCGACCCCCGCGTGGCCTGGCTCCCGTCGTTCCAGGTCCCGGGTCCGGCACCGGCCGGCTACCGGGTGCCAACGCCAGTCCCATCCGAGGCACTCGCGGCCGCCTCGGCCTTCGCGCCGCAGATCGTCCATGCCCAGTCGCCGTTCACCTCGGGGCTGATGGCACGACGGCTGGCCCGCCGGCGCGGCGCGCCGCTCGTATTCACCCATCACACCCGTTTCGGCGACTACCGTCATTACCTTGGCCCGCTGGCCCTGCCCGGCTCCGTGCTGATGGACGCCTACCTGCGCCGCTACTGGCGCAGCTGCGCGGCGATCGTGGCTCCGGGGAACGAGCTGGCGGGGGAGATCGCGGATCGCCTCGGCCGGCGGTCCCGACCGCTGGTACGCACGATCCCGACCGGCCTGGAGGTGGCCGCGCTGGCGGCGCTGCCTACCGTCGACCCTCGACCGACGGCCGGTTGGCCAGCTGACGCGATCGTCGTGGCGTCCCTCGGCCGGCTGGCACCGGAGAAGAGCGTGGACCTCGTCGTCGATGCCTTCGCTGAGGTCGCCGCCGATGAGCCCGCGATCCGCCTGCTCATGATCGGTGGCGGGCCCTCCGAGCCGTCGCTCCGCCGGCGAGCCGCGAAGTCGGACCTGGCCGGCCGGGTGCACCTGACCGGTGAGCTGCCGCGGCGCGAGGCGCTCTCGCTGGCCAAGGGCGCGGACCTTCTTCTGGCGGCATCGCGCACCGAGACACAGGGGCTGGTGTTGTCCGAGGCGCTGGCTCTCGGGCTGCCTGTGGTTGCCCTCGCCGGCCCCGGGGTCACCGATTCGGTGCGTGACGGTGTCGACGGGCTGGTCGTCCCGGTCGATCCGGCGGCGGAGCGACGAACCCGTCTGGCGGCCGCCCTGCGCGGTCTGGTTCGCGACCCCGCGCGCCGCTCGATGCTGGCGCACGCGGCGGTGGCCGGAGCCGATCGCTTCGACGTGGCGACTCGCATTGACAGCATGGTCTCGCTCTACCGGGAGCTTCTCGCCGAACCGGGCTGA
- a CDS encoding YggS family pyridoxal phosphate-dependent enzyme, translated as MRPGRAAGAFASPRHPFAMLPIDEPALSVELIRSRHEALLARLRAAADAAGRDSDAVRVVAVTKGFAIGVIREATAAGLSRFGENRVQEAIPKLAAAPDAEWHLVGRLQGNKARPAVRAFAAIHSVDSLDLLGRLDRIAAEESRAPMAFLQVNVTGETSKAGFALDWFDEAVRRPGALSAAIGHLTAVRLAGLMTIGPAGVPPEESRRVFATLRRLRDELQQLAGHPLPELSMGMTADADAAVAEGATLVRIGTAIFGPRLT; from the coding sequence ATGCGCCCCGGCCGAGCGGCCGGGGCGTTCGCATCCCCCCGACACCCGTTCGCGATGCTGCCGATCGACGAGCCGGCGCTCAGCGTCGAGCTGATCCGCTCCCGCCACGAGGCGCTGCTCGCACGACTGCGCGCCGCGGCCGATGCGGCAGGGCGGGACTCGGACGCGGTTCGGGTGGTGGCGGTCACGAAGGGATTCGCGATCGGTGTCATTCGCGAAGCGACCGCCGCGGGACTGAGTCGCTTCGGTGAGAACCGGGTCCAGGAGGCGATCCCCAAGCTGGCGGCGGCGCCCGACGCCGAGTGGCACCTCGTCGGCCGCCTTCAGGGCAACAAGGCTCGGCCGGCGGTGCGCGCATTCGCCGCCATCCACTCGGTCGATTCGCTTGACCTGCTGGGTCGCCTCGACCGCATCGCCGCGGAGGAGTCTCGTGCCCCGATGGCCTTCCTTCAGGTCAACGTGACAGGGGAGACGAGCAAGGCTGGCTTCGCGCTGGATTGGTTCGACGAGGCGGTGCGGCGACCGGGCGCGCTGTCGGCCGCGATCGGCCATCTCACCGCGGTCAGGTTGGCGGGGTTGATGACGATCGGGCCGGCCGGCGTCCCGCCCGAGGAGTCGCGGCGCGTCTTCGCCACGCTGCGACGACTGCGCGACGAGCTGCAGCAGCTGGCCGGCCACCCCCTCCCCGAGCTGTCGATGGGGATGACCGCGGACGCTGATGCGGCGGTGGCCGAGGGAGCGACCCTCGTCCGGATCGGCACGGCGATCTTTGGGCCCCGGCTCACCTGA